In Deltaproteobacteria bacterium, the following are encoded in one genomic region:
- a CDS encoding Trm112 family protein, with protein sequence MAQAISDELVEILACPRCRGRVKLSQNGAGLVCEACRLLYEIRDGIPVMLVEEARNMDEKQGPARV encoded by the coding sequence ATGGCGCAGGCAATCAGTGATGAACTTGTGGAGATCCTTGCCTGTCCCAGATGCAGAGGCAGGGTGAAGCTGTCCCAGAATGGCGCCGGGCTTGTCTGCGAGGCCTGCCGCCTCCTTTACGAGATCCGGGACGGGATCCCGGTCATGCTCGTAGAGGAGGCGCGAAACATGGATGAAAAGCAGGGGCCAGCTCGTGTCTGA
- the rfaE1 gene encoding D-glycero-beta-D-manno-heptose-7-phosphate kinase, giving the protein MEILEAIVSSSRPASVLVIGDLMLDRFIWGEVTRISPEAPVPVVAIERETAHLGGAANVASNLRALACEVTLSGIVGNDTAGGEILEAAHQQGIRTSGVAVSLRPTTTKTRIIARGQQVVRVDREEVGPLQEEDAARIFAFVDEAVSQVDAVVISDYAKGVISRAIIERLLALSVPRGLFVLVDPKPVNMASYFGVTALTPNLREAEAMAGFSISSDRELTRAAESIQDKLGVQAVLVTLGPEGMALYERGGGQYRIPTMAREVFDVTGAGDTVIAALTAGLVRGLSFRDAAYFANIAAGIVVGKAGTATVSIEEIKALAQAAP; this is encoded by the coding sequence ATGGAGATCCTCGAGGCGATCGTGTCCTCGAGCCGTCCCGCCTCGGTGCTTGTCATCGGGGATCTCATGCTCGACCGATTCATATGGGGCGAGGTCACACGGATCTCTCCCGAGGCCCCGGTCCCTGTGGTGGCCATCGAGAGGGAGACGGCGCATCTGGGAGGTGCTGCGAACGTGGCAAGCAACCTCCGGGCCCTTGCGTGCGAGGTCACGCTCTCCGGGATCGTGGGCAATGATACAGCCGGTGGAGAAATCCTCGAGGCTGCGCATCAACAGGGCATCAGGACCTCGGGGGTGGCCGTTTCCCTCAGGCCCACCACCACAAAGACCCGGATCATCGCCCGTGGGCAACAGGTCGTCCGGGTAGACCGGGAGGAAGTGGGCCCCCTGCAAGAGGAGGATGCGGCGCGGATCTTCGCATTTGTGGATGAGGCCGTATCCCAAGTGGATGCGGTCGTGATCTCTGATTACGCCAAGGGCGTGATCTCACGGGCCATCATCGAAAGGCTTCTTGCCCTTTCTGTTCCGCGGGGGCTTTTCGTGCTCGTGGATCCGAAGCCCGTCAACATGGCGAGTTATTTTGGGGTGACGGCCCTGACCCCAAATCTGCGCGAGGCCGAGGCCATGGCCGGTTTTTCCATCTCGAGCGACCGGGAACTGACGAGGGCCGCAGAATCGATCCAGGACAAACTCGGCGTGCAGGCGGTCCTCGTGACCTTGGGCCCTGAGGGGATGGCCCTTTACGAGAGGGGAGGCGGGCAATACCGCATCCCCACCATGGCCCGGGAGGTCTTTGATGTAACAGGTGCAGGGGACACGGTGATCGCCGCCCTCACGGCCGGGCTTGTCAGGGGGCTTTCCTTCAGGGATGCCGCTTATTTTGCCAACATCGCCGCCGGCATCGTGGTGGGAAAGGCCGGAACGGCAACGGTCTCCATTGAAGAGATCAAGGCCTTGGCTCAGGCTGCGCCTTAG
- a CDS encoding DUF4416 family protein, producing the protein MRPYLEPGPAQLVFSLFSGDTSLLFAGLEMLEGVFGPMAWTGLVYPFEETNYYEREFGTGLQRTFCGFQALVSQDRLVEAKLKAIELEREWSILEKRRLNLDPGLLTPERLVLATRKNFTHRIYLGSGVFADLTLIFQAGSFRPLPWSYPDYAASESIAFWNEVRRMLLRRINWSGA; encoded by the coding sequence GTGAGGCCTTATCTGGAACCCGGTCCGGCCCAGCTCGTATTCAGCCTGTTCTCAGGGGACACATCTCTCCTTTTTGCAGGCTTGGAGATGCTTGAAGGTGTATTCGGCCCCATGGCCTGGACGGGCCTTGTGTATCCGTTTGAGGAGACGAACTATTACGAAAGGGAGTTCGGGACCGGCCTTCAAAGGACCTTCTGCGGGTTTCAGGCCCTGGTCTCACAGGACCGCCTCGTGGAGGCCAAGCTCAAGGCGATTGAACTCGAGCGGGAATGGAGTATCCTTGAAAAAAGGCGATTGAACCTCGACCCCGGACTTCTCACACCGGAAAGGCTCGTCCTTGCCACACGCAAGAACTTCACCCACAGGATCTATCTTGGATCAGGGGTCTTTGCGGACCTCACCCTCATATTCCAGGCGGGATCATTCCGTCCCCTTCCCTGGTCTTACCCCGATTACGCCGCTTCCGAATCCATCGCCTTCTGGAATGAGGTGCGACGGATGCTTCTGAGGAGGATCAATTGGTCCGGAGCATGA
- a CDS encoding HAD family hydrolase: MAPGSFHRRAVFLDRDGTINEEVGYLRSLDDLVLIEGAAEGIRLLNGLGLLVVVATNQSGVARGYFDESFVFRVHAEIDRRLAQEGARVDAWYVCPHHPTEGRDAYRISCGCRKPAPGLLLRAGKDLGIDLARSWFVGDTAMDMECASAAGTKGILVLTGKGQLALSQIEGRNACPEFVAPDLFSACKWIRDHGVNDGAGNQ, from the coding sequence ATGGCCCCAGGATCATTTCATCGCCGTGCCGTCTTTCTGGACCGGGACGGCACGATCAACGAAGAGGTCGGATATCTGCGCAGCCTGGACGACCTCGTACTCATCGAAGGGGCGGCCGAGGGGATCCGGCTCCTGAATGGGCTCGGGCTCTTGGTCGTGGTCGCAACGAACCAGTCAGGGGTGGCCAGGGGGTATTTTGACGAGTCTTTTGTCTTTCGTGTGCATGCGGAGATCGACCGGCGTCTTGCGCAAGAAGGGGCCCGTGTAGATGCCTGGTACGTCTGTCCCCATCATCCGACAGAGGGCCGTGATGCATATCGGATCTCATGCGGATGCAGGAAGCCCGCCCCTGGTCTCCTTTTGAGGGCCGGTAAGGACCTTGGGATCGATCTGGCCCGCTCATGGTTCGTGGGAGACACGGCAATGGACATGGAGTGCGCGTCTGCCGCTGGAACAAAGGGGATCCTCGTGCTTACTGGAAAGGGGCAATTGGCGCTCTCGCAAATCGAGGGTCGCAATGCCTGTCCGGAATTCGTGGCCCCTGATTTATTCAGTGCCTGCAAATGGATTCGGGATCATGGAGTAAACGATGGCGCAGGCAATCAGTGA